The nucleotide sequence CCCAATGAAGCAAAGCCCAAGGCCAGCTAGGTACATAAGCATTCGCTTTTTCTTTATTGATGGCTTTGACTAACGCACGACACCCCACATCGGTATCCACAATAAAAGGCACTTTTTCCACTTTTTCGTTAATTTCACTGCGGATAAAGCCCGGATGAATGCAGCTTACGTTGATGGGTGTATGCATCACATCCATTCTTATGCCCTCTGTCATTGAGGTTAAGCCTGCTTTTGTTGCCGCATATACCGTCATAGCCCGTCGAAAACCTCGCACTGCGCTAATAGATGAAATAGTCACAAGATGGCCAGAATTTTGTGCTCTAAAAATAGCCATGGCAGCTTCACACTGAGCAAGCGCAGAGACAAAATTTGTAATCGCGGTTTGTTTATTGGCATGAAAATACCCTGTGCCAATGGAAGCGCCTTTTCCCATTCCCGCATTCACAATAACTCTGTCCACCTGCCCCATGTCTTCCTTAAAATCGTTGAACACGTCAAACACAGCATCATGATCGTTTACATCGAGCGAGCGAATAAAAACCTGAATGTTGGCATTTATCTCAAGCAACTCATTCCTTAAGCTTTCTAAGTTCTCAAAACGGCGAGCACAAAGCGCAAGATTGCACCCTTGTTTAGCGAACTCAATCGCCATACCTTTACCTAAGCCAGAACTGGCGCCTGTTATCAGAATATTTCGTCTTATTGTCATTATCTTTTCCTGATGTCATCTTGTTTTTCACCACGCAAACGTCGGTAACTTGCGTGAGTTGGCTGTTGCAGTAAACCAAGCACTGCATCTAGGTTTTATGTACCATTGAATCAGTCTACTGCCTTTATACTCAAATAAAAATGATGCCTGATGATAAGAAGCTATAAATCCAATTCATAGTGGGTGCCTTTAAATGTAAAGACCGGGTTTGTAACACAATGGTCAAGCAAGCGTCACGGTTCTGTCAATTAGTGGCCATATAGTGGCGTTCCAAGGCAATCGCTTTGGGACCTTGCTATGAAGAAAACACACTATCGCACACTTTGGCTTTCAGACATTCACTTGGGTAACCGTGACTGTAAGGCTGAGTACCTCTTGTCATTTTTGAACAATATTACCGTGGATACCCTTTATTTGGTGGGTGACATTGTGGATATGTGGCAAATGACAAAACAATTTCGCTGGCCGAAAACACACAATCAAGTGATGCACAGACTTATGCAAATGGGTCAAGAAGGCACGCGTGTTGTGTATCTTCCTGGCAATCACGATGAACCTATTCAGTCATATTCCGGCATGGCATTTGGTGACATCGAAATTGAGCGTCAACTGGTACACACTACCGCACAGGGCAAACGTTACCTGGTGCTGCACGGCGACCAGTTTGATGGCGAAGTTACCATGGGTAAATTCCACGCATGGATTGGCGACAAAGGCTACGATTTACTCTTGTTTCTCAACCGTGAATACAACCGTTTCAGAAGCTGGAGAAAGCGAGAGTATTGGTCTTTAGCAGGCTACATCAAAAAGCACATTAAAGGCGCCAACGAGGCGATTGCTCGCTATCGAGAAGCCTGCTGCCAACGGGCAGCTGAAATGCAGCTTGATGGTGTTATTTGTGGCCACATCCACCACCCAGAAAGCAGTATGGAAAAGGGAATTCACTACATTAACGATGGTGACTGGGTTGAAAATTGTAGTGCCCTTGGCGAAGACATGGAGGGGAACTTATCACTTATTTATTATTTAGAAGAAATGGAAAGCACAAATAACGTCACCCCTATCAAGGCAAAAGCCTCTACCTCGAAAGCAGCATAACTCATCTGAATAGAGGCACACCGAATGTAGTGTGCCTTCCCTTCAATGCGAAAAAGCAATGCCGAAATACCAATGTCAAATAAGTGACATCAAACTGTGTGAAAAACGTCACATTGCCCTGTTAAAGTTCGCCAAAAACCGAGAATGACTATGTTTACTGTTGATGAAGTACTAAATAAACACTACCCTCAGGTGGCAAATAATCCGTTATTATTCAAGTCGCTGTCTTTTGTATTGCGACATTTACTCCATGAGCGAGAAATTACGGAGTTTGGTGAAACCTACCCGCACTATGAAGATATTGATTTTGTAGAGCAAGTGCTTGAATACTTCAATATCAGTTATTCTACCCGCGACGTTGAAAAAGAGCGTATTCCTACCGAAGGACGGGTTGTCATTATCGCGAACCATCCCATAGGCTCGCTGGATGCATTGGCGCTGATTAAACTGGTTAGCGAAGTTAGGCACGATTTAAAAGTGGTGGCTAACCAAATGCTTATGGCCATCGAGCCCCTGCACGATATGTTGCTTCCCGTTAATAACATGCAAGGCGGCACGCCAAAACAACACTTATCTGCCATTCAATCTCACCTAAAATCAGAAGGTGCTGTACTGATTTTCCCTGCTGGGGAAGTTTCCCGCTTACGCCCACAAGGCGTAAGAGATACACGCTGGCACTCTGGTTTTCTGCGCATGGCACGACAAGCGAAGTCCCCTATCCTTCCCGTGTATATTGATGCCAAAAATAGTCCGCTATTTTATGGTGTGTCTATGGTGTACAAACCGCTGGCCACCGCATTGCTAGTAAAAGAAATGTTTAAACAGCGCAAAAAACACCTTCCTATGCGTATTGGTGAACTCATCCCGTTTGAGTCATATCAGCAAACCACTATTTCGCTTAAAGATCAGGTAAAACTATTTAAACGCCACTTGTATCGTATAGGCAGCAATAAAAAGGGCATATTTGACACCCAGGCCCCCGTCGCCACGCCAGAAGACAGAAAGGAACTTTCACGGGCGATAAAACAGTGTGAGCACCTTGGTCAAACAACCGATGGTAAGTCTATCTACTTGTACCAACACAAAAATTGTTCTCCCATCATGCGAGAGATTGGTCGCCTGCGTGAAATTGCCTTTCGCGCCGTGGGCGAAGGTACCAATAAACGTCGCGACATCGACACCTACGATAGCCACTATTATCATTTGGTTTTGTGGGATGAAGTAGACTTAGAAATTGTTGGCGCTTATCGATTTGGCGATGCTCAATTGCTTACCCAAGAAGATCACCCCACAGGCTTATACTCTGCCACCCTCTTTGACTACAAAGAGGGTAACGACGCTCTGTTTGAGCAAGGGCTAGAGCTAGGACGAAGCTTTGTGCAACCTCGCTATTGGGGTAAACGCAGTTTAGACTATCTGTGGTTTGGTATTGGCGCATTTCTCAATCAATACCCTAAATATCGCTACCTATTCGGGGCAGTGTCACTCAGTAATGCCTACCCGCAACCGGCGAAGGATCTTATTGTTCAGTTTTACTCCACTTACTTTCCAGCCAAGTTCGGTCATGCAGAATGCAAACGCCCTTACCAAATGTCTCAGGAAATCATCCATACCTTTACTGGCAATGACTACAAAGCTGAGTTTACGCAACTTAAGCACTTGCTCGCTAATATGGGGGTTAATGTTCCTACCTTATACAAACAATACAGTGAAGTATGCAAAGACGGAGGCGTGGCTTTCTTAGGCTTTAACGTTGACCCAGATTTCAATGACTGTATTGATGGTTTAGTGGTGGTAGATTTAGAGACCTTAACCACCAAAAAGCGTAAACGCTATTTGGGCGACGTAAACTTAAAACAATCGGCCTAACCGCGGAGACGGTAATGCTTGTTCATCAAAAGAGCGCCTATCTATGTGATAGGCGTTTTTTTATAGGTCAATATTCTATCTAATGGTGCCGGCCTACCCTCAAGCGGCCTCGGAAAATTAGCGCTGGCGGCGAATTTATACCGTTAAACTCAATAGCACATCAGTGTAGATGTCTTCTAAGGTGACTAAGTCCGATAAGTGAATATGTTCATTAATTTGGTGAATAGTGTCATTAGGCACGCCGACTTCTACCACTTGTGTTTGCTCGCTGGCAAAGAAGCGCCCGTCGGACGTGCCACCAGAGGTGCTTACCACAGGGTAACGCCCGGTGGCGTTACGAACCGCTCGCTCAACGAGGTTAATTAGACAAGCGCCGCCTTTGCTCTGCGTCGTGATATAAGGTTCACAAGGGCGAGACCAGGTTAACGTGGCATTAGCGTCTACACTTTTTACCAATTGTGTTAATAAATCGCTTAAGGTTTGTTCGTTATATTGCCACGAGTAGCGAACATTAAACTCAATGCGCGCTACACCAGGAACTAAATTATCAGTAAATTTACCGCTGTCGATATGCGTCACTTGTAGGCTGGTTCCCGGAAAGTCCGCACTGCCTTCATCAAAGGCGTAACGGGTTAAGGTATTTACCACTGTCGCGGCGATGTGAAGAGCGTTAACGCTGCTTTTCGGATAAGCCACGTGGCCTTGTTTGCCATGAATGGTAATCGCCCCAGACAACGAGCCTCTGCGTCCTACTTTAATGGTATCACCCGTATGCTGGGTGGCCGTTGGTTCGCCAACTAAACACATATCCAGGGTAACCTGCTGCTCTTTGAGATAGGATGCTATCCACTTAGAGCCGTACTCAGCCTCGCCTTCTTCGTCGCTAGTAATAAGCCACCAATAGCTAATTTCACCTTGGTTGAGATAAGCTATTGCTCTTTCGGTGGCCGCCAACATAGCAGAAAGCCCCGTCTTCATATCCGCTGCTCCTCGACCGTACAGCTTATTCTCACTGATAACGGGAGAAAAAGGTGGTGACTGCCATTTTGCTAGAGGACCGGGTGGCACAACATCAGTATGCCCTGAGAAAGCAAAGTGCAAAGGGCCGTGTCCCCAACGGGCAATAAGGTTTGTGACGCCGTTAACCTTATGCTTAGTGCATGAAAAACCAAGCTTTTGAAGGCGATAAATGAGGTAACTTTGGCAACCCGCGTCTTTGGGTGTTATCGACTCGCGCGCCATAAGAACTTCTGCAAAATGTATACTTCTGGCCTCTTTAGCATGATGCGGTGCGGCTTGATTCATAATAACATTCAGTATTCAGATGACTTTGCTATATTAGACAAAGGGAAGATGACAGCGACATAACAGAAATGAGACAAGCCAATGACAAGCTTTGTGTCATCAAGGAAGTCCTTTTTATCTTTAAGAAGCGTAGTACTATAAGACGTACTCGCAATGATGGAGCTAATCTGTGTTAAAAATATTTGTCCTTATACCCATTTTACTTTCGTTACTCTGGTTGGGTTACCTTAAAGCTAACCATTATTCGGTGTCACAGGGTAAACAGGGCTTTATGTATATTTTGGTTTTATCTGCGGTCATTGCATTGTTTTATACCCTTATGTTGTTTCTTACACACTAAAAAGCCAGCCTAAATAAAAAAGCCCTCAATTTATTGGATAGTCCAACTATTGAGGGCTTTTTATTTAGGCTGGCTTTAAATATATGCGCACGTCACGCAGTTAATACGGCCTGTTATAGCGACGGGGAGATGGTGACATCCGCGTCGGCACGAAGCCCTTCTACAAATTGCTGGTAAACACGCTGACCATGCATAGCAGAGAGGCGTTGCTTCAATGTACTCGCCACACTCTCTTCTAACGCAGGTGCAGGATTAACATGAGTAAGTTCCACAATGGCTACGTCGCCACTTACCAGTGACACATAATCGTATTGACTACCTTCACCCAATGCCAATGTGAACACTTTATCCACAATAGCGCGATTTACTGTGCTGCCGGAACGAGCAATACCTTCTGCCGCTTCCCAGTTCAGTGATTTTTCAGCTAACGCGTCATCAATAGACTCGCCTTTTTGTAGCTGATTAACTCGCTCTCTCGCCCACGCTTGAGCAGCTTCTTGTGCTTTTTGGTCTTGAAGCGAAGCTACGATGCCTTCACGTACTTCCTCAAGCGATTGAGTACGTTGAGGTTCATGTTCAACCACTCTAACCACTACCACAGTTTCATCGTCAATTTCGATGATGTCACTATTTACACCCTCTTCAATAAGCTCTGAAGAAAATGCCGCTTCCAGTACTGCTGGGTGGTCTAAAGCTGTAGGCGCCATATTGCGGCTAAACAGCGCCGTTTCTTGCACTGTTGCATCAACGGCATTGGCCACATCTTCAAGCGTATCTGGTACTTCAAATGCAATTTCAGCCATTAGATTTTGATCTTCAAAATAGGCTTCCGTTGCTTTATCAAGTAATAACGACTCGCGAATATCGCTTTTTACATCTTCAAATGCTGTGGTGGTTGAAGGCTTTATGTCGGTTAGCTTTATAATATGAAAACCGAATTCGCTTTCTACCACGTCTGATACCTCACCGACGTTCTCAATAGCAAACGCAGCTTCATCAAACGCCGGATCCATAGCATCTTGCGTGATATAGTCTAAGTCACCACCGGCTTCTGCCGAAAAGGTGTCCTCAGAAGAGGTTTCAGCTAAGGTAGCAAAATCAGCCCCCGCTTTAATCTCAGCAAGTAATGCTTCAGCTTTTGCCCGGGCCGCTTCAGTGTCGTCGCCAAATTCAATAAGAATGTGCGAAACACGACGCTCTTCTTCCGTTTGGTAACCCGCTAAATTATTCTCGTAATAGCTGCGAACTTCATCATCATCTACAGATACGCGAGATTTCAGATCGTCAATAGATAACATCACATAAGCTAATTTAACCTGCTCTTCAGTATCGAAAGCGGCAATATTTGCGTTGTAGTACGCATTAATATCATCTTCGGTAACCTCAACACCCTCAGAGAATGAGGCTGAATCAATAACAAGATAGTTAGCGTCACGAGTTTGGCCTTGCAGCGTATTGGCTAACTCAACTTCACCTTCCAACGCAAATGCAGAGTTAGTCAAAGCAGCAGCCAATTGATTTTGTGTCATTTGCGTACGCAAGTAATCACGGAAATCCGCTACTTGAAAGCCATTTTGACGCAAAATGGTTTGGAATCGTTGATTGTCGAATTGACCACCAAATTGGAATTCCGGCATTTGTGTGATGGTTTCTTTAATTTGCTCATCACTGACTCTAAGCCCTAATGCTACCGCTTCTTGCTGAATAAGCTTTTCGGCAATTAAACGGTCAAGAACATTGCGCTTAAAGTCACTTAGGTACTGCTCACTTGAAAATAACTGGGCAATACTTTCACCAAATTGAGACTCCATTTGCGCGCGTTGATTTTGGTACGCTCGCTCTAATTCTTGTGCGGAAATCTCTTCGCCATTCACCGTTGCGACTGCGGTAGAACCTGATGAAGTCAGGTAGCTGCCTACGCCAGCAAAGACGAAACTTAATACGATGAGCGCAATAATGGCCATCGCCCAAGGGCCTTGAGAACCTTCTCTGATTCTTTCTAGCATGATTGTTCTTCAACTCCGTTGCTTACTACACTTACCAAGTACACAACCCTAAACGAATTACGCAATTACCTTGGCAAAATAAGCGCTGATTATAACCTAATACGTGGGAAGATAAATGGCCTAACATGAACTAATAACAATTAGATGGGAACAAGACGCATGCTTGTTGAAAGGACACTTAGCTTGCCTATGTAGTAGGCAGTGATATGACACTACAAATAAAAAAGGCGATGGACTAGCCATCGCCTTTTCAATAATATTTTTGCTTAGTTACAAGCGTCTTTCAGTGCTTTACCAGCTTTGAAAGAAGGAACTTTCGCTGCTGAAATCTGAATAGTCTCACCAGTTTGTGGGTTACGGCCACTGCGAGCTGAACGTTCGCGAACTGAGAAAGTACCAAAACCTACTAGTGCTACCTGATCGCCTTCTTTTAGCGCTGCAGTAACTGAGTCAGTGAATGCATCAAGAGCGCGGCCAGCGGCTGCTTTAGAAATGTCTGCACCAGCAGCGATTTGGTCGATTAGTTGAGACTTGTTCACAATTATGATCCCCTTCGATTGTTATTATACTGTTTGTCCAAAACGATTTGATTGAACGTTATAGCAAGCTTGATCTTTAAGTTCAAGCAATCTGTCACAAATAGTTAACTTTTGTTGAATCGCTGCAATCCCTTTTGTGGCAAGGCTTCAAGCGAATACAAACTAAAGGTAACACAACTTCTGCGACTTGAAAGCCCTAATTTGAAAAAAAATGGCGATTTACAAAGGTTATGCACATTTTTTAAACAAATATTAAAGAAAAATGGCTACACCCCTTTAAAATAAAGCGTTGCAGCCGGTTTTTTTTATGACTTAGTGACAACTTCAAATTTGTCTACTGGTTCTTGAAGTGCGATATCTAACACTTCATCTATCCACTTAACAGGATGAATACTTAAGTCTTTTTTCACATTTTCTGGAATTTCTTCCAAATCACGTTCATTGTCTTTCGGTATCACCACCGTTTTGATGCCACCACGATGTGCTGCCAGCAGTTTTTCTTTCAACCCACCAATGGCTAAAACCTCTCCACGCAGCGTTATTTCACCTGTCATGGCCACTTCGCATTTCACCGGGTTACCGGTCAATGTTGAAACGAGGGCGGTACACATAGCAATACCTGCACTAGGGCCATCTTTCGGTGTTGCCCCTTCTGGTACGTGCACATGGATATCACGTTTCTCGTAAAAATCGTCGTTAATGCGAAGTTTTTCAGCACGGCTTCGCACGACTGTCATGGCCGCCTGAATAGACTCTTGCATGACATCCCCCAGTGATCCCGTAGAAGTCATCTTGCCTTTACCGGGTACCGCGGTGGTTTCTATTGTTAGTAAGTCACCACCTACCTGAGTCCAAGCTAGGCCAGTAACTTGTCCAATTTGGTTATCTTTGTCAGCCTTACCATAATCAAAACGTTGTACGCCTAAGTAATCTTTTAAGTTGTCTTGGTTAACCACCACTTTGTCTTTACTTTTCGTCAGCAGGATATCCTTCACTGCTTTACGACAAACCTTAGACACTTCACGTTCTAAGCTTCGTACGCCCGCTTCACGGGTGTAGTAGCGTATCATACCAATTACAGCAGAATCGGTGATTTCCAACTCTTTTGCTTTTAAGCCATTACGCTCCATTTGCTTACCAATTAAATGATTCTTGGCAATATTGAGTTTTTCGTCCTCTGTGTAACCCGACAATCGAATCACTTCCATTCTATCTAGCAATGGCCCAGGGATATTCATGCTGTTAGACGTGGCAACAAACATGACATCAGACAAGTCATAGTCAACTTCAAGATAATGATCGCTGAAGCTGTTGTTTTGCTCAGGGTCAAGGACTTCCAATAGCGCTGACGCAGGATCACCACGCATATCTGAAGACATTTTGTCGATTTCATCTAACAAAAACAGTGGATTTTTTACGCCAACTTTTGCCATTTTCTGAATGAGCTTGCCAGGCAAAGAACCAATATATGTTCTTCTGTGTCCACGGATTTCCGCTTCATCACGTACGCCACCTAACGCCATACGAACGTATTTACGCCCGGTCGCTTTAGCCACTGACTGGCCAAGAGACGTCTTACCTACCCCTGGCGGCCCCACTAAACAAAGGATAGGACCTTTTAATTTTTTGACACGCTGCTGGACGGCAAGGTATTCAAGTATGCGCTCTTTAACTTTTTCGAGTCCGTAATGGTCTTCATTAAGCACGACTTCCGCCCGTGACAAATCTTTCTTCACTGGCGAACGCTTATTCCACGGCACATTGGTAAGCCACTCTATGTAGCTACGAAGCACCGTGGCTTCCGCCGACATAGGCGACATCATTTTAAGCTTTTGCAGTTCAGATTTCGCTTTATCTTCTGCCTCTTTCGGCATTTTAGCGTCAGCAATTTTCTTCGAGAGGGCTTCAAATTCGTCAGGCGCGTCATCCAGTTCGCCTAATTCTTTTTGAATGGCTTTCATTTGCTCATTCAAATAGTATTCGCGCTGACTTTTTTCCATCTGCTTTTTAACGCGAGTACGAATTTTCTTCTCGACTTGCAATAAATCTATCTCGCCTTCCATCAAGGCCATAAGATATTCTAGGCGCTCATTCACCCCTTTCATCTCTAGTACTTTCTGTTTTTCAGTCAGTTTTAGAGGCATGTGAGCCGCCATTGTATCGGCAAGGCGTGCAGCATCATCGATACCGTTTAGCGAGGTCAGTACCTCTGGTGGTATCTTTTTATTAAGTTTCACATAGCCTTCGAATTGAGATACGGCTGAACGAATGAGGACTTCCTGTTCGCTTTCATCGATGGCTTCGTCTTCAATTTTAGACACGGTGGCCACGAAATAAGGTTCGGACTGTTCATAACTTTCTACCTGACCACGAACACTGCCTTCTACAAGTACCTTTACCGTGCCGTCAGGTAGTTTTAGCAACTGAAGAATGGTCGCTATGGTACCTACGTTGTAAATATCTTCTGATTCAGGTTCATCTACACTCGCGTCTTTTTGCGCAGCAAGAAAGATTTGCTTGTCATTGTCCATTGCCGCTTCTAAACAGCGGATTGATTTCTCACGCCCAACAAATAAGGGTATGACCATATGTGGATAAACGACCACGTCCCGCAAGGCAAGTACAGGAATTTCAATGCGATTCTCACGCTCAACTGTCATACGTGTTCTCTATTAGTTTGCAATGTCGATTTATATGGGGATGCAAAGTCAAAGTTCAATTAAAACTTATTAAAGTGCATGTAATCCCACCCTTTTACTTAACCATTATCGATTTTAGACCGCATGGCAACACTTAGTTAGTAAATCTGGCAGAAAGGATAGCTAAATTAAGACTGATAGCTTAAATATCCACCAAATGAGGTTGCTAGGGTTAATTTGATTTTGCCACCTCTTACTTTTTTAAAAGACGAAAAGGGAAGCGTGAGTGGCCTTGGCTTTCGCCAAGATTCGATTTTTTTGAATGTTGAATGGGTGTGAGGAAAACAAAGATAAGAGGGGCTAACAACAAAAAGGCCCTTAACGGGCCTTTTCTAAAATGGCTTACTCAGAAGCCGCTTTCTTTTCGTTACTGTCATAAATAAGAATGGGCTTAGACTCGCCGCGTATTACGGTTTCATCAATAACCACCTTACTGACATCGTCCATTGAAGGCAGCTCGTACATAGTGTCGAGTAGAACGGCTTCAACAATAGAGCGAAGGCCTCGTGCACCGGTTTTACGCTGCATGGCTTTTTTCGCAATAGCATGTAGTGCGTCGTCGCGAAACTCTAGCTCTACCTCTTCCATATCGAAAAGGGCTGCGTATTGCTTTGTAATCGCATTTTTAGGTTCACGAAGAATCTGAATTAACGCATCTTCGTTCAACTCTTCAAGACTGGTTACTACCGGTAAACGCCCAATAAACTCGGGAATCAAGCCGTATTTAACCAAGTCTTCAGGTTCAACCTGTTTAAACAACTGACTAATTTCTTGCTTATTGTCGGTAGACTTCACTGATGCGCCAAAGCCAATGCCTGCGCCAGTTTGTGCTCGTTGCTCGATAACTTTATCAAGCCCTGCAAATGCACCACCGCAAATAAATAAGATTTTAGAGGTATCTACCTGAAGGAATTCCTGTTGAGGATGCTTGCGTCCACCTTGTGGAGGCACAGAGGCAACCGTTCCTTCAATAAGCTTAAGCAATGCTTGCTGTACACCTTCACCAGACACATCACGGGTAATAGATGGGTTGTCTGACTTACGAGAAATTTTGTCAATTTCATCAATGTATACAATACCGCGTTGCGCTTTTTCCACTTCATAGTCACATTTTTGCAGTAACTTTTGAATAATGTTTTCTACGTCTTCACCCACGTAACCGGCTTCAGTTAGCGTGGTGGCGTCTGCCATAGTGAAAGGAACGTCTAATAGCCGTGCTAGGGTTTCTGCCAGTAATGTTTTACCACTGCCTGTAGGGCCAATAAGCAAGATATTACTTTTGCCTAATTCAACCCCATCGTGCACGTCACCGTTACGTAAACGCTTATAGTGGTTATACACTGCTACCGACAATACCTTTTTGGCATGTTCTTGGCCAATAACGTAATCATCAAGGTGTGAATGAATTTCACTTGGTTTCGGTAAAGCATCCTGCTTTTGCTTTGGCGCGATTTCCTTGATTTCTTCGCGAATGATATCGTTACATAACTCTACACACTCGTCGCATATAAATACCGACGGGCCTGCAATTAATTTTCTTACTTCGTGTTGGCTTTTGCCACAAAACGAGCAGTACAGTAACTTGTTGTCACCATCACCGCTTTGTTTATCACTCATTACTTTTGCCTCTGCCTTGCCTGAACCTAAAACCAAAGTGTGCTATGCACATGTTCAGGACTACTATAACTATACTACTTAGTTGCGGCTGCGTCAGATCGATTTGTTAAAACCTGATCGATAAGGCCATACTCTTTAGCCTCAGTCGCACTTAGGAAGTTATCCCTATCAGTATCACGTGCTACTGTGTCGTAGTCTTGCCCTGTATGCTGAGCCATCAAGCGATTTAACTTCTCTTTAATAGACAAGATTTCTTTCGCATGAATTTCAAAATCTGATGCCTGGCCTTGGAACCCACCTAATGGCTGGTGAATCATTACGCGAGAATTAGGCAGACAGAAACGCTTGCCCTTCGCGCCTGCTGAAAGGAGGAATGCTCCCATGCTTGCAGCTTGCCCCATACACACGGTACTCACATCAGGCTTGATGAAGTTCATGGTGTCATAAATGGCCATTCCCGCGGTGACTGAACCACCAGGAGAGTTAATATAAAGGAAAATATCTTTCTCTGGATTTTCCGCTTCTAGGAATAACATTTGAGCCACAATCAGGTTTGCCATGTGGTCTTCAACTTGCCCTACTAAGAAAATAACGTTTTCTTTTAGCAGGCGAGAATAAATATCGTAAGAACGTTCCCCTTTGGAAGTT is from Alteromonas australica and encodes:
- the dapE gene encoding succinyl-diaminopimelate desuccinylase, with product MNQAAPHHAKEARSIHFAEVLMARESITPKDAGCQSYLIYRLQKLGFSCTKHKVNGVTNLIARWGHGPLHFAFSGHTDVVPPGPLAKWQSPPFSPVISENKLYGRGAADMKTGLSAMLAATERAIAYLNQGEISYWWLITSDEEGEAEYGSKWIASYLKEQQVTLDMCLVGEPTATQHTGDTIKVGRRGSLSGAITIHGKQGHVAYPKSSVNALHIAATVVNTLTRYAFDEGSADFPGTSLQVTHIDSGKFTDNLVPGVARIEFNVRYSWQYNEQTLSDLLTQLVKSVDANATLTWSRPCEPYITTQSKGGACLINLVERAVRNATGRYPVVSTSGGTSDGRFFASEQTQVVEVGVPNDTIHQINEHIHLSDLVTLEDIYTDVLLSLTV
- a CDS encoding GNAT family N-acyltransferase, which produces MFTVDEVLNKHYPQVANNPLLFKSLSFVLRHLLHEREITEFGETYPHYEDIDFVEQVLEYFNISYSTRDVEKERIPTEGRVVIIANHPIGSLDALALIKLVSEVRHDLKVVANQMLMAIEPLHDMLLPVNNMQGGTPKQHLSAIQSHLKSEGAVLIFPAGEVSRLRPQGVRDTRWHSGFLRMARQAKSPILPVYIDAKNSPLFYGVSMVYKPLATALLVKEMFKQRKKHLPMRIGELIPFESYQQTTISLKDQVKLFKRHLYRIGSNKKGIFDTQAPVATPEDRKELSRAIKQCEHLGQTTDGKSIYLYQHKNCSPIMREIGRLREIAFRAVGEGTNKRRDIDTYDSHYYHLVLWDEVDLEIVGAYRFGDAQLLTQEDHPTGLYSATLFDYKEGNDALFEQGLELGRSFVQPRYWGKRSLDYLWFGIGAFLNQYPKYRYLFGAVSLSNAYPQPAKDLIVQFYSTYFPAKFGHAECKRPYQMSQEIIHTFTGNDYKAEFTQLKHLLANMGVNVPTLYKQYSEVCKDGGVAFLGFNVDPDFNDCIDGLVVVDLETLTTKKRKRYLGDVNLKQSA
- a CDS encoding SDR family oxidoreductase → MTIRRNILITGASSGLGKGMAIEFAKQGCNLALCARRFENLESLRNELLEINANIQVFIRSLDVNDHDAVFDVFNDFKEDMGQVDRVIVNAGMGKGASIGTGYFHANKQTAITNFVSALAQCEAAMAIFRAQNSGHLVTISSISAVRGFRRAMTVYAATKAGLTSMTEGIRMDVMHTPINVSCIHPGFIRSEINEKVEKVPFIVDTDVGCRALVKAINKEKANAYVPSWPWALLHWVMRIAPASSIRKMS
- a CDS encoding UDP-2,3-diacylglucosamine diphosphatase yields the protein MKKTHYRTLWLSDIHLGNRDCKAEYLLSFLNNITVDTLYLVGDIVDMWQMTKQFRWPKTHNQVMHRLMQMGQEGTRVVYLPGNHDEPIQSYSGMAFGDIEIERQLVHTTAQGKRYLVLHGDQFDGEVTMGKFHAWIGDKGYDLLLFLNREYNRFRSWRKREYWSLAGYIKKHIKGANEAIARYREACCQRAAEMQLDGVICGHIHHPESSMEKGIHYINDGDWVENCSALGEDMEGNLSLIYYLEEMESTNNVTPIKAKASTSKAA
- the hupB gene encoding nucleoid-associated protein HU-beta, encoding MNKSQLIDQIAAGADISKAAAGRALDAFTDSVTAALKEGDQVALVGFGTFSVRERSARSGRNPQTGETIQISAAKVPSFKAGKALKDACN
- a CDS encoding SurA N-terminal domain-containing protein, with translation MLERIREGSQGPWAMAIIALIVLSFVFAGVGSYLTSSGSTAVATVNGEEISAQELERAYQNQRAQMESQFGESIAQLFSSEQYLSDFKRNVLDRLIAEKLIQQEAVALGLRVSDEQIKETITQMPEFQFGGQFDNQRFQTILRQNGFQVADFRDYLRTQMTQNQLAAALTNSAFALEGEVELANTLQGQTRDANYLVIDSASFSEGVEVTEDDINAYYNANIAAFDTEEQVKLAYVMLSIDDLKSRVSVDDDEVRSYYENNLAGYQTEEERRVSHILIEFGDDTEAARAKAEALLAEIKAGADFATLAETSSEDTFSAEAGGDLDYITQDAMDPAFDEAAFAIENVGEVSDVVESEFGFHIIKLTDIKPSTTTAFEDVKSDIRESLLLDKATEAYFEDQNLMAEIAFEVPDTLEDVANAVDATVQETALFSRNMAPTALDHPAVLEAAFSSELIEEGVNSDIIEIDDETVVVVRVVEHEPQRTQSLEEVREGIVASLQDQKAQEAAQAWARERVNQLQKGESIDDALAEKSLNWEAAEGIARSGSTVNRAIVDKVFTLALGEGSQYDYVSLVSGDVAIVELTHVNPAPALEESVASTLKQRLSAMHGQRVYQQFVEGLRADADVTISPSL